From a single Anaerolineales bacterium genomic region:
- a CDS encoding CHAT domain-containing protein yields MSSSASFDIYLSLANKLFEGRISESDLPSIGADLPALDKKLLDRIADYAESLASVKPRLGWALTRIANDAAFSQNRDLFLHSLSAWYLARACNHWAQPKRAADALLNARRGFEELNDSAWIAACEWQSNALAWSKPDFAEAVRGLKEALTDLPPEFVPHCRLSLAFAQILVGDHPAAQKNIRLGEEAYRSRGDVVNQARCWLTLASLLRRQDRFAEAFQKLDQALQVFEQENALTDQARAHYQIALGHLLQTDQLPQAVERFQRAITLFEATDLDLWRGMCVNNLGAVYLYTGELMLGDQCFRQAEEIFACHEIPGLLADNLHDQGELNILRGMPQVSIEHCKRSAALSESLGSRLSAAVVITNLGKAYGRAGRYQDALHHLERAAERLNELNSPLRLGTCESYAALIWSQLGQPDLAHAHLDRAVQCYEQADQKAWLSEVHNIRARAYFQQNKYKEAIDCLKDALDVSIRHGIKPQTVLARRLLGEALVQTGAFEEALDVLEQAQTDASAIEMQMELAFSLVAAGACHAARSRLDDAQSAFEQALQWSEGVLPEIEWRAHTGLGDLAGSRSENEKALASYRRAVTAFSRIRQNFWQPSLAGSYLQKPSRTFDRIIAFTARVEAAEDALTCIESSKASTLQGQLLSDHSQKLDADSRKLSDLEAEIRFIQDRLRTPPELLLPHRAGSEFRQIRSRLMEKTKQYEMLKARLERKSGYQRSSTGMRAEGFDSGAFRALADRSLQGKWAALDYYLMDEEIIITLLSPGRCEVFSVPIPYRLRMALEACQRAGRRPDPPTSADLAVLGQALLPASLTDELAPDTFLLLSPHRELHSIPWAALQPGFSSEPLVNLCVPVVIPSMQNLMVIWRRRAEGTSSRREAGLAVGLSTFDGRRQDLPQVRSEIDFLRSKLGPDGVCLAEEDATWGNILQLTQGLAEGLSRFSWLHIASHFFSHPQTGRLSGLTLQDGDVWLDALRDLAPLPKLVTISACNSMSSFIYEGDEHVDLPSVCLAAGADSVVGSLWGVLDQAAAGFSAGFYSRYLNALGPAEAVAQTQRELIERGEHASQWAGFIFIGAP; encoded by the coding sequence ATGTCCAGCAGTGCTTCTTTTGATATCTACCTGAGTCTTGCAAATAAACTGTTCGAGGGGCGAATATCCGAATCCGATCTGCCGTCCATCGGGGCAGACCTCCCTGCACTCGACAAAAAACTGCTCGACCGCATTGCGGATTACGCGGAAAGCCTTGCATCCGTCAAGCCGCGGCTTGGCTGGGCGCTGACCCGGATCGCGAATGACGCGGCGTTTTCCCAAAACCGTGATCTTTTCCTCCACTCACTCTCCGCCTGGTATCTGGCGCGTGCTTGCAATCATTGGGCGCAGCCCAAGCGTGCCGCGGATGCGCTGCTCAACGCACGGCGCGGTTTCGAGGAGTTGAATGATTCCGCCTGGATCGCAGCTTGTGAGTGGCAGTCCAATGCTTTGGCGTGGAGCAAGCCTGATTTTGCCGAAGCAGTTCGCGGGTTGAAAGAGGCGCTGACCGATCTTCCGCCGGAATTCGTCCCGCATTGTCGTCTCTCGTTGGCATTTGCCCAAATCCTCGTTGGGGATCATCCCGCCGCGCAGAAGAACATCCGCCTTGGCGAGGAGGCGTATCGATCACGCGGAGATGTTGTGAATCAGGCACGTTGCTGGCTGACGCTTGCCAGTCTCCTGCGCCGGCAGGATCGTTTTGCCGAAGCCTTCCAAAAATTGGATCAAGCCCTGCAGGTTTTCGAGCAGGAGAACGCGCTCACCGATCAGGCGCGCGCGCATTATCAGATCGCGCTCGGTCATTTGCTGCAAACTGACCAACTGCCGCAAGCCGTCGAGCGTTTCCAGCGCGCCATTACCCTTTTCGAGGCAACCGACCTGGATCTGTGGCGCGGGATGTGTGTCAACAATCTGGGGGCGGTATATCTCTACACCGGCGAACTGATGCTGGGAGATCAATGTTTCCGCCAAGCCGAAGAGATTTTTGCGTGTCACGAAATTCCCGGCTTACTGGCAGACAACCTGCATGATCAGGGTGAGCTGAACATCCTGCGCGGCATGCCGCAGGTCAGCATCGAGCACTGTAAACGATCTGCGGCGCTCAGCGAAAGTCTCGGGTCGCGTTTATCCGCAGCGGTCGTCATCACGAACCTGGGAAAGGCATACGGTCGAGCCGGGCGCTATCAGGATGCGCTGCATCACCTTGAACGAGCCGCGGAACGATTGAACGAACTCAACAGTCCACTGCGGCTCGGCACCTGTGAAAGTTACGCGGCATTGATCTGGTCGCAGTTGGGTCAGCCCGATCTGGCACACGCTCATCTCGACCGCGCTGTGCAATGTTATGAACAGGCGGATCAAAAAGCGTGGCTCTCCGAAGTTCACAACATTCGAGCCAGGGCATACTTCCAACAAAACAAATATAAGGAAGCTATTGATTGCCTGAAGGATGCGCTCGATGTTTCGATCCGGCATGGGATCAAGCCCCAAACCGTCCTTGCCCGGCGTTTGCTTGGCGAGGCGTTGGTGCAGACCGGCGCATTCGAGGAAGCGCTTGATGTTTTGGAACAAGCACAGACAGACGCTTCGGCGATAGAAATGCAGATGGAACTGGCATTCAGTTTGGTTGCTGCTGGAGCCTGTCATGCCGCCCGCTCGAGGCTGGACGACGCGCAATCCGCTTTTGAGCAGGCATTGCAATGGAGTGAGGGAGTCCTGCCGGAGATCGAATGGCGGGCGCACACCGGGTTGGGTGATCTGGCTGGCTCGCGTTCGGAAAACGAAAAGGCGCTGGCTTCCTATCGGCGGGCAGTGACTGCCTTTTCCCGCATCCGGCAAAATTTCTGGCAGCCCAGCCTGGCGGGTTCCTACCTGCAAAAACCCTCGCGCACTTTCGATCGCATCATTGCTTTTACTGCCCGCGTGGAGGCTGCCGAAGATGCTTTAACATGTATTGAGTCGTCCAAGGCATCCACCTTGCAGGGACAATTATTGTCAGACCATTCACAAAAACTGGATGCGGACTCCCGGAAGTTATCCGATCTGGAAGCGGAGATTCGCTTCATACAGGACCGCCTCAGGACTCCCCCGGAGTTGCTGCTTCCCCATCGAGCCGGATCAGAGTTTCGACAGATCCGCTCCCGCCTGATGGAGAAGACAAAACAATACGAAATGTTGAAAGCACGCCTCGAGCGAAAATCCGGCTATCAACGTTCGTCCACGGGCATGAGAGCGGAAGGTTTTGATTCAGGTGCATTTCGCGCTCTCGCAGACCGTTCCCTGCAGGGGAAGTGGGCTGCGTTGGATTATTACCTGATGGATGAGGAGATTATCATCACGCTTCTCAGTCCCGGGCGTTGTGAGGTGTTCAGCGTTCCCATTCCATACCGTTTGCGTATGGCATTGGAGGCTTGTCAGCGTGCTGGGCGGAGACCCGATCCACCCACCTCTGCTGATCTCGCTGTATTGGGGCAGGCGCTTCTTCCAGCCTCGCTCACGGACGAACTTGCTCCCGATACCTTTTTGCTGCTGTCACCTCATCGGGAACTCCATTCCATCCCTTGGGCGGCTCTCCAGCCCGGCTTCTCCTCGGAACCGTTGGTAAATCTATGTGTGCCGGTGGTCATCCCTTCGATGCAAAATTTGATGGTCATTTGGCGGAGACGCGCCGAAGGGACATCGTCTCGGCGCGAGGCTGGCTTGGCGGTGGGGTTGTCCACGTTCGATGGCAGACGCCAGGACCTTCCGCAAGTGCGAAGCGAAATCGACTTCCTGCGATCCAAACTCGGACCCGACGGAGTATGCCTTGCAGAGGAAGATGCGACATGGGGGAATATCCTGCAGCTCACTCAAGGATTGGCAGAAGGATTATCCAGATTCTCGTGGCTGCATATTGCCAGCCATTTCTTTTCACATCCCCAAACGGGCAGACTCAGCGGTCTCACCCTGCAAGATGGAGATGTATGGCTGGATGCCCTGCGCGATCTCGCGCCCCTGCCAAAACTCGTCACCATCTCGGCATGTAACAGCATGTCCAGTTTTATTTATGAAGGCGATGAACATGTGGATTTGCCGTCTGTTTGTCTGGCGGCGGGCGCGGACAGCGTGGTGGGCAGTCTGTGGGGCGTCCTTGATCAGGCGGCGGCTGGGTTCAGTGCCGGATTTTATTCCCGCTATCTGAACGCTCTCGGTCCCGCGGAAGCGGTGGCACAGACCCAGCGCGAACTGATCGAGCGCGGGGAACATGCCAGCCAATGGGCGGGTTTTATTTTCATCGGCGCGCCGTGA